The DNA segment CTAATGTCTCCCGCGATCTCTTCTGCGGGATCGGCTTTCATCGTCTCGATGAGTTCGATAATGACCTCACGCACATCCCCAACGATGGGAACGTCAACATCAATGTTCTTGCCGATTTCGGCAGGATCAATGTCAGCGTGGATGATCTGCGCGTCTGGGGCGAAAAACTCGAGGTTTCCGGTAACGCGGTCATCGAAGCGCGTGCCAAGAGCGATGATGAGGTCAGTCTTTTGCAGAGAAGCGACCGCGGGGACGGCACCGTGCATACCGGCCATACCGTAGTTGAGCGGATGGCTCTTCGGGAAGGCATCGAGGCTCATCAGGGTGCAAGCCACCGGAATACCAGTGAGGTTAACGAGGTCGAGGAGTTCCTTGGACGCATTCGCACTGATGATGCCGCCACCCACCAAGAACACGGGCTTCTTGGCTTTGGCGATAAGTCGCGCAGCTTCACGAACCTGCTTGCCGTGCGGCTTGGTGACGGGGTGGTAGCCCGGCAGGTCGATAGCGGGCGGCCAGGAGAAGGTGGTCTGCTGGTTCATGGCGGACTTGGTGATGTCCACCAGCACCGGACCAGGGCGCCCGGTCTGGGCGATGTAGAAGGCTTCTGCGAGCACCTGTGGGATGAGGGCGGCATCCTTTACCAGGAAGTTGTGCTTCGTTACGGGGATAGTAATGCCGGAGATATCAGCCTCTTGGAAAGCATCCGTACCGATGAAGGCTTCACCCACCTGGCCAGTGATAGCGACCATGGGGATGGAGTCCATTTGTGCATCGGCGAGGGCGGTCACCAGGTTAGTGGCGGCAGGGCCAGAGGTCACCATGCACACACCGACGCGGCCGGTGGAGCGGGCGTAACCTTCGGCGGCATGTCCGGCGCCCTGTTCGTGACGCACCAGGATGTGGTTGATAAAGGTGCTGTCGTATAGCGGATCATATACTGGGAGAATTGCGCCACCCGGGAGACCGAATACAGTATCTGCGCCAAGTTCCTCAAGAGAGCGGATGACCGATTTAGCACCGGTGCACTTCTCCGGTTCCACAACACGGTTACTGCTGGTTGCGTGGGCTGCTTCAGCAGGAGTGGGGATGGTCCCATGCCCCGGCTGACGAGCTTCTGTTGCGCTCACATCAGTTCCTTCAGGTGACATGCAGACGGCGGGTTTCCATCTGCGGGGGGTGATAGTAAAAAACCCTCGACAGCGTAACTGTGCGAGGGGCGTTTAGCTTCTTCCTGGATCCGGCAGCATCAACCGGGTCTAGCGTAAACGCCGACCGCGAATGTGTACAGATACTAGAAGGTGAAGCATGTTCTTTATGTTAGGCTGCAAATCCCATATGGTCAAACATTGTGGCCACTCTTTGGGATTGAACGCTCACGTTATGATGGTTCTGTGTTAGTGGCACAATAGAGGTACATCACTTCAGTGCTGCCTCACAATAATGGACACAAGGTACGAGTGCGAGAGCTGTGTGAGGTCTGCCCACTACACTCCTCCCCTCTCCTCACTCCTGTAGAAAGGCTGGCCAATGCCTCAGCTCCGATCTGCTCAATCGACACGCGGACGTAATGCCGCGGGAGCGCGCGCCCTCTGGCGTGCCACTGGCGTCAAAGACTCCGATTTCGGTAAACCGATCATCGCCATCGCCAACTCCTACACGGACTTCGTACCGGGACACGTCCACCTCAAATATGTGGGCGACATCGTCAAGAAGGCCATTGAAGAAGCTGGCGGTATCGCAAAAGAATTCAACACCATTGCCGTCGATGACGGTATTGCCATGGGCCACGACGGCATGCTCTATTCCTTGCCTAGCCGTGAGATCATCGCAGACTCTGTGGAGTATATGTGTAATGCCCATACTGCTGATGCCATCGTCTGCATTTCCAACTGTGACAAGATCACCCCGGGCATGCTGAATGCCGCACTTCGCCTCAACATTCCTGCAGTTTTTGTCTCTGGTGGCCCCATGGAAGCCGGTGGTGCAGTAGTCGTCGATGGTGTTGCGCATAAAGGCTCCGACCTCATTACCGCCATCTCTGCGAGCGCTTCTGACAACACTGATGACGACGCCCTCCTGACTGTGGAACAGTCCGCATGTCCCACCTGCGGGTCGTGCTCCGGCATGTTCACAGCGAACTCCATGAACTGCCTCACTGAAGCGCTCGGCCTTTCCCTCCCCGGCAATGGCTCCACGCTGGCCACCCAGGTTGCTCGAAAAGGTCTCTTCGAACGGGCCGGCTCCCTGGTGGTCGAGCTGGCAAAGCGATACTACCAGGGCAGTGACGAGTCCGTCCTCCCCCGCTCTATCGCCACACGTGAAGCATTCTGCAATGCTATGACACTCGATATCGCTATGGGAGGATCGACGAATACTGTCCTTCACATTTTGGCGGCTGCACAGGAAGGTGGGGTGGACTTCACCCTTGCCGATATTGATGCAATCTCGCGGCGCGTACCCTGCCTGTCAAAGGTGGCCCCTAACTCCGACTACTACATGGAGGACTTCCACCGGGCGGGAGGTATCCCCGCCCTGCTGGGTGAGCTGAACCGCGCCGGGTTGCTCAACACGAATGTCCACTCCGTCCATTCCGCCAACTTCAACGACTATTTGGCCGAGTGGGATGTGCGTGGTGGAGCCGCTTCTGACGCCGCCATTGAGCTTTTCCACGCTGCACCGGGTGGCGTCCGAACCACTCAACCTTTCTCCACTGCTAATCGCTGGGAGAGCTTGGACCTCGACGCCAAAAATGGCTGCATTCGCGATGTCGCACACGCCTACACCAAAGAGGGCGGCCTCTGCGTGCTGCGAGGGAATATCGCTCGAGATGGTGCCATCCTAAAGACTGCTGGTATCACCGAAGACCAATTCCACTTCGAAGGCCCCGCCCGCGTAGTGGAAAGCCAAGAAGAGGCAGTCTCCGCCATCTTGACCAAGACTCTGCAGCCTGGTGAAGTTCTGTTCGTCAACTATGAAGGCCCTTCTGGCGGTCCAGGCATGCAGGAAATGCTACACCCCACTGCTTTCATCAAAGGCGTTGGCCTGGGTAAGAAGTGCGCATTGGTCACCGACGGCCGCTTCTCTGGCGGTTCCTCTGGACTATCCATCGGTCACGTCTCCCCCGAGGCAGCCCATGGTGGTGCTATCGGCCTGGTGCGTGACGGAGACCCCATCTACATCGATGTGTCGGAGCGCAAGATCGAACTCAACGTGAGTGACGAAGAACTTGACAAACGTCGTGCCGAAGAAAATGCTCGTGAGCATCCGTGGACTCCGCATAAGGACCGTCCGCGGGCCGTCTCTAAGGCATTGCGCGCATATGCCAAGATGGCTGCATCCGCAGACCGCGGCGGTGTGCGTGATATCGACTAAACCCCGCTATTGACGATAGAGCAGTGCCCCCCCCCGTTATCGGTGGGGGCACTGCTCTATTTCGCCCATCTTTAAGAATGGACAACGTTCTCAGCAGGACAAGCTCTCTCAGAAGGGGAAACCTTGGGTGTTGAGAACTGCCCACATCACAGGTGCGGAGATAACACCCACTAGTAGCCAGACAAGTGCTCCCCACTTGGGGCGGGTCGCCCATCCCCAGCGGCCATCGACAGACCATCGACCGGCACCAGCCAGAATGACGGTTGCTGCCATCACAGCGATAAGGGTGATGATCTCGTAAGGGCCCTTTTGGATAGATAGGAATGCAGTGTTGCCGAGTGCCAACTGGGTGAGCGTAGCCATGCCCATCACTCCCAACAGTGCGGACGCACCCGCAGGAACAAAAAGTCCCAATGCCACAATGATGCCGCCCACCAGCTCTGTGACACCCGCACCGATAGCGAGAAGCTCCGTGTAGTTGGTGAAGCCAATAGAGTGCAGGAGCTGCTCGGTGCTAGCGATAGACCCACCGAAAAGACCAAAGAGCTTATCTGCACCATGCAATGCCATGATGACGCCGAGCGTCACACGCAGCAGGAAAAGGCCAAAGTCGATAGTGCCACGGTCGGGCCGCGGAGCAACGTCCTCGTCGTCGTAGTCAAGCTCGTCCTCCTCACTATTGTCCGAAGCGGTGGCAGCCACCACTGGGGCCGGCGCCAACACTGCCGTCTCGGTTACATCGGGGTAGGTTGGCTCGACTGGCGCTGCGTAAAAGTTCTCTTCTGCCGCCGGGACGGGTGTGATGACCGTTGTCTCCCCTTCCGCCATGTCGCTGAAAGCAATTGGTTGTTCGGCGACCGGGATGGGCGTATCCCAGTCAGAAGCTTCAGTAGTATCGGGAACATCAGCCTCCAGCTGTACCCCCTCCGCTTCCCAGACAGGTTCATCGTTCAACACAGGCTGATCATCCTGCACAGAGTTTTCGATCTGTGTCAACTCACCTTCTGCAGGCTCATCATCAGAGGACACCCCCGCTGGGTTTCCCCCCGCGAGGTCTTCTTGTTCTGCCGCCGAGATGGTGTCAACATCCGCTAGTAGATCCTCCATAAGGAGATCGTCTTCGGTGACGGGTTCGATGCGCTCGGGGACGGCTCGTCGCGGCGGCAAAGTGGGCTCAGGCTCGTTGGTGGATACGGGGTTTACGTCTTCGCTCATGCGTCAAGAATATCGGCTAATTCTGTGAAAATGCAGGACATCCCGGGTGAGTCGCTGAGGGGGACGGCCCGGGATGTCCTGCTAAAGAATTTTACGAGCAGATCTCAATGACGATCTCACGCACGCGCGCAGCATCTGCTTGCCCACGCGTCGCCTTCATCACTGCACCGATGATGGCGCCTGCTGCCTGTACCTTTCCATCGCGGATCTTATCTGCTACATCAGGCTGAGCGGCCAGGGCCTCTTCCACTGCAGTCCGTAGTGCAGAGTCATCGGAGACAACTGCCAGCCCGCGCTTCTCGACGATATCGGCGGGGTCTCCCTCTCCATCGAGAACCCCATCGACAACCTGCCGGGCAAGCTTATTGGTGAGCTTCCCTTCCGACACCATACTGATGACCTCAGCCACCTGTCGGGGAATAATCGGGAGCGCTTCCAGCTCCACACCGCGATTATTGGCCTGCTGAGTCAGATAAGACACCCACCAGTTACGTGCCTCTGCGGAGGGTGCACCTGCCTCGACGGTATCAGCGACGAGATCTATTGCTCCGGTGTTGACGAGATCGCGCAACTCTTCGTCAGAAAGCTTCCACTCTTCCTGGAGACGGGCTCGCCGTACCCAGGGAAGTTCTGGCAGCGTAGCGCGGATCTCTTCAACCCGCTCACGAGATACAACAACCGGAGCAAGATCTGGGTCGTTGAAGTAGCGGTAATCGGCAGATGTCTCTTTGGGCCGTCCCGCCGCGGTGGTACCCGTGGTCTCGAGGAAGTGACGCGTCTCGAGCCTGATCTCTCCGCCTTCCTCAAGAACAGCGGCCTGCCGGCACATCTCGTAGCGCACCGCGGTCTCGATGGATTTGAGGGTGTTGACATTCTTGGTTTCGGTACGAGTACCGTACTCGGTCGTCCCCACGGGGCGGAGCGAAAGGTTGACGTCGGCACGCATTGAACCCTGCGCCATATTGACGTCGGAGACTTTGAGGGAACGAATAACATCGCGGAGCGCCGTCACGTAGGCACGGGCAACTTCTGGGGCCCGCTCCCCCGCTCCTTCAATCGGCTTCGTCACGATTTCGATGAGTGGGACACCTGCACGGTTGATGTCGAGGAGCGAGTGGGTAGCGCCGTTGATGCGACCAGTTTCGCCACCTATGTGAGTGAGTTTTCCCGTGTCCTCCTCCATGTGGGCGCGCTCGATGTCAACACGGAAGGGAGTGCCATCTGCAAGCTCGAATTCCAGGTAACCATCGAAGGCGATGGGTTCGTCGTACTGGCTGATCTGGTAGTTCTTCGGCTGGTCGGGGTAGAAATAGTTCTTCCGGGCGAAACGTGAATAGGGAGCAATTTTGCAGTTGAGGGCCAGGCCGATCTTAATGGCCCAATCGACTGCTTGCTGGTTGACGACAGGCAGTGCGCCCGGTAGCCCCATGCAGGTGGGGCTGACATGGGTATTGGGTTCTGCACCGAACGCAGTGGGGCTATTACAGAACATCTTGGTCTCTGTAGAGAGTTCTACGTGGACTTCCAATCCCATGACGGGATCGTACTTCGCAATTACCTCGTCGAAGTCGAGGATGTCATCTACACGGGCGCTAGTCATGCTTTCCAGTTTAGGTGAGGGGGACGGTTATTGCAGTATCGGCCCAACACTTCGTTCTTGGCCAATGCGGCCAGGAACATCAGTGCCGAGCCAATACCCACTGTGGAGAGGATAAAAAGGAAAGTGCGGCCGATAAACCCTGCTTCTACCGATGGGAAACGGCGAAGAGTGTGGGCGCTCCCTGTCAGTCTGGCATTATCCGAAGAGGGCTTCCATTTCCTTGTAACGGTCCATCGGAACCTTCTTGGAATGGCCGACAGCGTCGTCGAGGGAGATTCGTTCGATGCGGTCATTGCGCACAGCAACCACCTTGCCGAAGTCTCCTTCGGCGACGGCGTGCACGGCATTCACACCAAAACGAGTACCGAGAACACGGTCAAAGGCAGTGGGGGTACCGCCACGCTGGATGTGGCCCAGCACGGTAGTCCGGATGTCGCGGTCATTTAGACGGCTACGGAGTTCGTCACCGAGCTGCTGTGCAACACCGGTGTAGATTTCGTGGCCGAACTTGTCGATGCCACCGGAGCGCATCTCCATGGTGCCTTCCTTGGGGAGTGCTCCCTCGGCGACGACGCAGATGGCGTACGACTCGCCCATTTGGAAGCGACGCTCCATGAGCTTGGCGATGTGGTTCACGTCGAAGGGAACTTCCGGAATGACGACCATGTGGGCACCACCGGCCATGCCGGCCTGCAGGGCGATCCACCCGGCGTTGCGTCCCATCACCTCCACCAGCATGACGCGCTGGTGGGATTCTGCGGTGGTGTGGAGACGGTCAATGGCATCAGTAGCGATGGAAACCGCGGTGTCAAAGCCGAAGGTGTAGTCAGTGTTGGCGACATCGTTGTCGATCGTCTTAGGAACGCCAACGACATTGATACCGTTTTCCATAAGCCAGCGGCCACCGCGCAGAGTACCGTCGCCACCGATGGGGATAACGGCGTCGATCTCATTGTCGGCAAGGGTGGCCTTAATATCATCCAGGCGAGATTCCAGCTCGTACGGATTCATACGGCCAGTGCCCAGAATGGTGCCGCCTTGGCCGAGAATCTTGTCGATACTTTCGTTGTCGTAGAGCTGCACGCGGAGGTTGTTCACCAGACCGTTCCATCCGTCTTGGAAACCCACCACCGTAGCGTCATAGCAGCTGTTAGCAGTACGAACGACGCCACGAATAACTGCGTTCAGACCGGGGCAGTCACCGCCGGCGGTCAGTACGCCAATTCGAAGACCCATGTGACTAATCCTTCTCTATCGCTTTTCCTAGGAAAAGTGCTTCTAGATGCAGTGTACCGGCAGAAACTCAAAGACACTTAAACGATCCAGCAACAGGTACAACTAACCTACCGCAGCTTCAGCGGTTATGTAACCAGGCTACGCTGAAATCCTCCCCTTCGCCCCGGTTTCCCGGGTGGGGGGAGGATCTCTTAGCGACTTCTCAATCTCTCTACCAGCAGATTACTCGCCGATCGGACCACGCGCCTTTTCAAAAGCGGCACCCACCCGGTAAAGACGAGCATCTTCCAATGCGGGTGCCATAATCTGCAGGCCAACCGGCATACCGGAATCCGAGGCCACTCCTGCTGGCACGGACATGCCACACATTCCTGCCAGATTCAAGGGCAGCGTGTAGAGGTCGAAGAGATACATAGAAACAGGATCGTCCACGCGCTCACCCAATTTGAAGGCAGTCTGCGGGGTAGTCGGAGAGATAAGCACATCGACCTTCTCATACGCCTTTTGGAAATCCTGGGCAATGAGAGTACGCACCTTTTGCGCTTGGCCGTAGTACGCATCGTAATAGCCGGCAGACAGGGCATAGGTGCCAATAATGATACGGCGCTTCACTTCCTTACCGAAGCCGGCTGCACGGGTCAGCGACATGACCTCTTCCGCTGAATGGCTACCATCGTCACCCACCCGCAAGCCGTACCGCATTCCGTCAAAGCGTGCCAGATTGGACGAGACCTCAGACGGCAGAATGAGGTAGTAGGCGGCCAACGCGTGCGGGAAGTTGGGGCATGAAACCTCAACGATTTCTGCCCCCAGCCCCTCCAGAGTTTCCACTGCATTCTGGAAAGACTCCGCGACACCCGGCTGACACCCCTCATCTGTAAGGAATTCCTTGATGACGCCAACCTTCACCTCAGAGAGGTCCTTCTCCTGACCCTCCACTGCAGCACTCACCATGTCGGGAATCTCTACTGCCAGAGAAGTTGAGTCGTGCTCGTCATGGCCCGCAATAATGTTGTGCAGCATAGCCGTATCCAGCACGGTACGCGCACACGGTCCCCCTTGATCGAGGGAAGAAGCGCAGGCCACCAGACCGTAACGAGAAACAGTGCCGTACGTCGGCTTCACTCCCACCGTAGCGGTAAGAGCGGCAGGCTGGCGGATGGAACCACCCGTGTCCGTCCCGATCGCCAGCGGAGCTTCATAGGACGCCAGTGCGGCTGCTGAACCACCGCCGGAACCACCCGGCGTACGCTCTTTGTCCCACGGGTTGAAGGTCGGCCCGAAAGCAGAGTTCTCCGTGGAGGAGCCCATGGCGAACTCATCCATATTGGTCTTGCCGAGAATCGGAATGCCGGCTTCCCGCAGTTTCCTCGTGACAGTAGCATCATACTGCGGCACATACCCCTCCAAGATTTTGGAGGCACAGGTTGTCGGAGCATCCGTCGTGGTGAACACATCCTTCAAAGCGATGGGTACACCGGCTAACGGGGAGGCTGGGCCTTTACCCGCCGCAATGTCCTCATCGACCTGTCGGGCGGTCGCCAAAGCGTCCTCTGCGCCGACGTGTAGGAAAGCGTGGAGATCCCCGTCTACCTCAGCAATACGGTCGAGGAATGCTTGCGTCACCGCCACCGAAGTCAGCTCACCAGAGTGGATACGCTGGGCCAAAGTGTAGGCATCCAGAGACAAGATGGAATCTGCCGGAACAGTACGAAGAGCGGTCATGTGGGTTACTCCCCTCCTTCGCCCAGAATCTGGGGAACAACGATACGGCCATCTTCGACCTCGGGTGCTTGGCTCAACACTTCCTCTTGGGAAAGGCACGGCTTAATGACGTCCTCATGGGTGACATTGTGGATGGCCA comes from the Lawsonella clevelandensis genome and includes:
- a CDS encoding acetolactate synthase large subunit; its protein translation is MSATEARQPGHGTIPTPAEAAHATSSNRVVEPEKCTGAKSVIRSLEELGADTVFGLPGGAILPVYDPLYDSTFINHILVRHEQGAGHAAEGYARSTGRVGVCMVTSGPAATNLVTALADAQMDSIPMVAITGQVGEAFIGTDAFQEADISGITIPVTKHNFLVKDAALIPQVLAEAFYIAQTGRPGPVLVDITKSAMNQQTTFSWPPAIDLPGYHPVTKPHGKQVREAARLIAKAKKPVFLVGGGIISANASKELLDLVNLTGIPVACTLMSLDAFPKSHPLNYGMAGMHGAVPAVASLQKTDLIIALGTRFDDRVTGNLEFFAPDAQIIHADIDPAEIGKNIDVDVPIVGDVREVIIELIETMKADPAEEIAGDISAWVEYLDGLRDRYTVKYEEALDEEGHLSPQHVIETLSDVVGPEAIYVSGVGQHQMWSAQLIDFENPRTWLNSGGLGTMGYAIPSAMGAKAGNPDKEVWAVDGDGCFQMTNQELATCALSDLPIKVALINNGNLGMVRQWQTLFYGERYSQTVLETHTRRIPDFVMLAEALGCAAFRVENEEDIIPTIEKAREINDRPVVIEFVVAKDAQVWPMVPAGTSNSEIMMVKGMYPLVDEDQVGRETI
- the gatB gene encoding Asp-tRNA(Asn)/Glu-tRNA(Gln) amidotransferase subunit GatB — its product is MTSARVDDILDFDEVIAKYDPVMGLEVHVELSTETKMFCNSPTAFGAEPNTHVSPTCMGLPGALPVVNQQAVDWAIKIGLALNCKIAPYSRFARKNYFYPDQPKNYQISQYDEPIAFDGYLEFELADGTPFRVDIERAHMEEDTGKLTHIGGETGRINGATHSLLDINRAGVPLIEIVTKPIEGAGERAPEVARAYVTALRDVIRSLKVSDVNMAQGSMRADVNLSLRPVGTTEYGTRTETKNVNTLKSIETAVRYEMCRQAAVLEEGGEIRLETRHFLETTGTTAAGRPKETSADYRYFNDPDLAPVVVSRERVEEIRATLPELPWVRRARLQEEWKLSDEELRDLVNTGAIDLVADTVEAGAPSAEARNWWVSYLTQQANNRGVELEALPIIPRQVAEVISMVSEGKLTNKLARQVVDGVLDGEGDPADIVEKRGLAVVSDDSALRTAVEEALAAQPDVADKIRDGKVQAAGAIIGAVMKATRGQADAARVREIVIEICS
- the ilvD gene encoding dihydroxy-acid dehydratase — protein: MPQLRSAQSTRGRNAAGARALWRATGVKDSDFGKPIIAIANSYTDFVPGHVHLKYVGDIVKKAIEEAGGIAKEFNTIAVDDGIAMGHDGMLYSLPSREIIADSVEYMCNAHTADAIVCISNCDKITPGMLNAALRLNIPAVFVSGGPMEAGGAVVVDGVAHKGSDLITAISASASDNTDDDALLTVEQSACPTCGSCSGMFTANSMNCLTEALGLSLPGNGSTLATQVARKGLFERAGSLVVELAKRYYQGSDESVLPRSIATREAFCNAMTLDIAMGGSTNTVLHILAAAQEGGVDFTLADIDAISRRVPCLSKVAPNSDYYMEDFHRAGGIPALLGELNRAGLLNTNVHSVHSANFNDYLAEWDVRGGAASDAAIELFHAAPGGVRTTQPFSTANRWESLDLDAKNGCIRDVAHAYTKEGGLCVLRGNIARDGAILKTAGITEDQFHFEGPARVVESQEEAVSAILTKTLQPGEVLFVNYEGPSGGPGMQEMLHPTAFIKGVGLGKKCALVTDGRFSGGSSGLSIGHVSPEAAHGGAIGLVRDGDPIYIDVSERKIELNVSDEELDKRRAEENAREHPWTPHKDRPRAVSKALRAYAKMAASADRGGVRDID
- the gatA gene encoding Asp-tRNA(Asn)/Glu-tRNA(Gln) amidotransferase subunit GatA — protein: MTALRTVPADSILSLDAYTLAQRIHSGELTSVAVTQAFLDRIAEVDGDLHAFLHVGAEDALATARQVDEDIAAGKGPASPLAGVPIALKDVFTTTDAPTTCASKILEGYVPQYDATVTRKLREAGIPILGKTNMDEFAMGSSTENSAFGPTFNPWDKERTPGGSGGGSAAALASYEAPLAIGTDTGGSIRQPAALTATVGVKPTYGTVSRYGLVACASSLDQGGPCARTVLDTAMLHNIIAGHDEHDSTSLAVEIPDMVSAAVEGQEKDLSEVKVGVIKEFLTDEGCQPGVAESFQNAVETLEGLGAEIVEVSCPNFPHALAAYYLILPSEVSSNLARFDGMRYGLRVGDDGSHSAEEVMSLTRAAGFGKEVKRRIIIGTYALSAGYYDAYYGQAQKVRTLIAQDFQKAYEKVDVLISPTTPQTAFKLGERVDDPVSMYLFDLYTLPLNLAGMCGMSVPAGVASDSGMPVGLQIMAPALEDARLYRVGAAFEKARGPIGE
- a CDS encoding 6-phosphofructokinase → MGLRIGVLTAGGDCPGLNAVIRGVVRTANSCYDATVVGFQDGWNGLVNNLRVQLYDNESIDKILGQGGTILGTGRMNPYELESRLDDIKATLADNEIDAVIPIGGDGTLRGGRWLMENGINVVGVPKTIDNDVANTDYTFGFDTAVSIATDAIDRLHTTAESHQRVMLVEVMGRNAGWIALQAGMAGGAHMVVIPEVPFDVNHIAKLMERRFQMGESYAICVVAEGALPKEGTMEMRSGGIDKFGHEIYTGVAQQLGDELRSRLNDRDIRTTVLGHIQRGGTPTAFDRVLGTRFGVNAVHAVAEGDFGKVVAVRNDRIERISLDDAVGHSKKVPMDRYKEMEALFG
- a CDS encoding DoxX family protein — translated: MSEDVNPVSTNEPEPTLPPRRAVPERIEPVTEDDLLMEDLLADVDTISAAEQEDLAGGNPAGVSSDDEPAEGELTQIENSVQDDQPVLNDEPVWEAEGVQLEADVPDTTEASDWDTPIPVAEQPIAFSDMAEGETTVITPVPAAEENFYAAPVEPTYPDVTETAVLAPAPVVAATASDNSEEDELDYDDEDVAPRPDRGTIDFGLFLLRVTLGVIMALHGADKLFGLFGGSIASTEQLLHSIGFTNYTELLAIGAGVTELVGGIIVALGLFVPAGASALLGVMGMATLTQLALGNTAFLSIQKGPYEIITLIAVMAATVILAGAGRWSVDGRWGWATRPKWGALVWLLVGVISAPVMWAVLNTQGFPF